TCGGATACGTGCGGCTCGATCCGCATTCCGTCGTCGGTTCACAACCTCGTCGGGCTGCGGCCGACGAAGGGGCTGTCGAGCATCGACGGCATCATCCCCCTCTCGCACACGCAGGATACGGGCGGGCCGCTGGCACGCTCCGTCGTGGATCTCGCGATCGCCCTCGACGCGACGGTCGGCGCGGACGCGGCGGATGCGGCCACGGAGGCGATGCGCGGCCGGGAGCCGGCCGGCTTCCGCGCGGCGCTCGACGCGGGGTCGCTGGCGGGGTCGCGCATCGGGGCCTTGACGGAGTGGCTGTCGGATTCGGGCGCGGAAGCTCCGGTCACGGCGGCGGTTCGGGCCGCCCTCGACGCAATGGCTGCCGCGGGGGCGGAGATCGTCGAGGTTGAGATCCCCGAGCAGGACTCGCTGCTGGCGAACACGGGCGTGATCGGGCTCGAATTCGCCGTGGATCTCGCCGCGTACCTGGACGCGGCCGGCGGCGCGCCGGTGGCGTCGCTCGGGGAGATCGTGGAACTCGGACTGCACCACGAGCAGCTCGACGGCACCTTCCGGCGGCGCAGCGAGGCGGGCCCGCGCGACGAAGCGGCCTACGCCGAGGTGCTGGAGCGGCAGGCCGCGCTGCGGGAAGCGATCGTGGCGTTCATGGACGCGGAGCGGCTCGACGCGATCGCCTACCCGACGCTGCGGCGCGATCCGGCACGGATCGGCTCACCGCCGGTCGGGGGGACGTGCCAGCTGGCCGCGCACAGCGGGCTGCCGGCGATCAGCGTGCCCGCGGGGTTCACGCGGACCGGGATGCCGACCGGCGTCGAGCTTATCGGCCGCCCGTTCGACGATGCGCGCCTGGTCGCGTTCGCATACGCGCTCGAACGAGCGATCGAGCCGCGCCGCGCGCCCCACCGCACGCCTCCGCTCGTGGACGGCCGCGCGCCGGAACCGGTCCGGTTCAGCGTCGCCGGTGACGGCGGATGGGCCGGGCGGCCCGCCGCCCCTCGGCTCCACGGCAGCTTCAGCCTTGACCTGCCGCGCGGCACCCTCCGCTACCTCATCTCCACGTCCGCCCTCCGGCCGGCGGACGCCCACGCGATCGTGCTCCAGCGCCGGGGGAGCGGAACGCGGCCGAACGCCGTCGTGCGCCGTCTCTCCGGCCCGGGCCACGCGTCGGCCGAGGGCACCCTGACGCTGAGCGCCGCCGACCTCGACGATCTGCTCGCGGGGCGGTTCGAACTCGCGCTCTACACGGCCGACCGCCCGCGCGGCGCGGTCCGGCTCGTGCTCTCGCCGGAGGGCTGAGGGTCAAGCCCCGGCGAGGTTGAGCCCGAGACCGATCACGGTCCCTGGGGCGAGTCGGTTCCGTTTCTCCGCCATTCCGGATTCTCCTCTGCCATCTCTTGTGCGTTTCCTGGAACCTATGTAGACTACCGGAGTAGTTGACTATTACAGTAGTCAATCACGATGG
The Candidatus Palauibacter soopunensis genome window above contains:
- a CDS encoding amidase family protein, producing the protein MEAANVPVVRPLIVRRLVAWGLVFAGGGSSAARLSAQAADAAGSAPFEVTEASIPELQAALESGRVTSVDLVDAYLARIAAYDRAGPALNAIIRLHPTAREQARRLDAERASGRVRGPLHGIPILLKDNYDTFDMPTAGSTVALAGWTPPDDAFQVRKLREAGAIILAKTNMHELAAGITSISSLGGQTRNPYDPARNPGGSSGGTGAAVAASFGAVGWGSDTCGSIRIPSSVHNLVGLRPTKGLSSIDGIIPLSHTQDTGGPLARSVVDLAIALDATVGADAADAATEAMRGREPAGFRAALDAGSLAGSRIGALTEWLSDSGAEAPVTAAVRAALDAMAAAGAEIVEVEIPEQDSLLANTGVIGLEFAVDLAAYLDAAGGAPVASLGEIVELGLHHEQLDGTFRRRSEAGPRDEAAYAEVLERQAALREAIVAFMDAERLDAIAYPTLRRDPARIGSPPVGGTCQLAAHSGLPAISVPAGFTRTGMPTGVELIGRPFDDARLVAFAYALERAIEPRRAPHRTPPLVDGRAPEPVRFSVAGDGGWAGRPAAPRLHGSFSLDLPRGTLRYLISTSALRPADAHAIVLQRRGSGTRPNAVVRRLSGPGHASAEGTLTLSAADLDDLLAGRFELALYTADRPRGAVRLVLSPEG